A portion of the Lolium rigidum isolate FL_2022 chromosome 1, APGP_CSIRO_Lrig_0.1, whole genome shotgun sequence genome contains these proteins:
- the LOC124662704 gene encoding cell number regulator 2-like yields MDAAEGKPTPAAAPSHPQGPPQVNPWSTGLFDCTQDPASCWLTCLCPCITFGQLAEIVDRGSTSSGASGALYMGIGILTGWEFQWIYSCFYRTKMRAQYGLQETPFPDCCVHCLCEPCAICQEYRELRNRGFVMDIGWHANMELQQQQGRGGTAATSPPAMHADGMTR; encoded by the exons ATGGACGCTGCCGAGGGGAAGCCAacaccggcggcggcgccgtcccaCCCTCAAGGGCCGCCGCAGGTGAACCCCTGGTCGACGGGGCTGTTCGACTGCACGCAGGACCCGGCGAGCTGCTGGCTGACGTGCCTGTGCCCGTGCATCACCTTCGGTCAGCTGGCGGAGATCGTGGACCGCGGGTCGACGTCGAGCGGCGCGAGCGGGGCGCTGTACATGGGCATTGGGATCCTCACGGGGTGGGAGTTCCAGTGGATCTACTCCTGCTTCTACCGCACCAAGATGCGCGCGCAGTACGGCCTCCAGGAGACCCCCTTCCCGGACTGCTGCGTCCACTGCCTCTGCGAGCCATGCGCCATCTGCCAGGAGTACCGCGAGCTCAGGAACCGAGGCTTCGTCATGGACATCG GATGGCACGCCAACATGGAGCTCCAGCAGCAGCAGGGACGCGGTGGCACGGCTGCGACCTCGCCGCCCGCCATGCACGCAGATGGGATGACCCGCTGA